GATGGTACTGTTCTCCGGGACCGTTCAAGCCCAACCCAATGGGTTGGACAGCTTGAAGTATGCAGCATCGAACACTTTGGCACCCGACTCATTGCGTGCTCAGGCTTTGGGAAACCTCGTCAAAGGATTCGCCGGAATGGGTATGGAAGACAGTGCGCTGGTAACTGCCCGCGAACTTGTTCGCTTCTGCACGCGGATCAAAGCCACCGAACGCATTATGCTAGCCAAAGGAATGCTTGGAAAATTGCATGGCATGGTCGGAGCTTATGATAGCGCGCGTTACTATTTGGAGGCAGTACGTGACCACCACCATACACTCACGAATACGACCCAAGAATCCGAAGCCGAGCTTTCCATAGGGTTGAGCTACCACCTTCAGGGCTATTATCCACAAGCTATTACCCATTGCATGAAAGGGATACGACTTGCCGAGGATATAATGGATACAGCAACTCTTTCGCACGGCTATGTTAACCTATCTGCCATCTATGTTGATGTGCAGCAACCGGATCAAGCGATCATTCCATTGGAAAAGGCCATAGTCCTGATGCGTGCAACGCGAAACCCTCGCATTCGCAATGCCTTGGCACAAATGGGCATAGTCCATAATATGAAAGGGGACCATGTGATCGCGCTTCAATTCTTGGAAGAATCCCTTGCGTTGTCCTTGAAGGACGGCGACATGCAATCGGCCTCCCGTATACTCAATGACATGGGCAACACACAGCGCGAATTGCTCCGCTACCCGGAGGCTCTCGCCAGCTTCTCTCAGGCCGCAACGCTCACCCGATCGTCCTACACCCTCATCCAGAATAAGATCGGCGAAGGGGCCACCCACATCGCAATGGGCAATGCAAATAAGGCCATCCCATTGCTGAAAGAAGCGGCGGAAATGGCCAAGGTGGACGATGACCTGGCAGATGAGGCGGCTGCGTATAAGGAGCTGTCCATGGCATACACGGACTTAGGTAATACTGAGAAGGCTTTTCAGGTCTTCAAACAACACATCGTACTGCGCGATTCGCTCATAAGCAAGGAGAACACACGCGAGATGACGCGCGTAGAGATGAACTACACGTTCGAAAAGACACAGCTCGCCGACAGCTTGTCCAATGAAGCCGAAAAAGAACAAACCCGATCGGAGAACCTAACGATCCTGACCAAAGAAAAGAACCGTAGAGATCTATTGTTACTTTCAGGTATCGGCTTGTTGGTATTCGCAGGAGGCCTCGGACATAGGCTTCGCGAAACACGAAGATCGCGTGCGGCTATCCAAAAAGAAAAAGACATCAGCGAAGGACTTTTGCTCAACATCCTGCCCGCAGAAGTTGCCGCAGAACTCAAGGCCAAAGGCGAGGCCGCTGCCGTGCAGATCGATCTGGTCACCGTGCTCTTCACCGACTTCAAAGGCTTCACCGCGCTCAGCGAAATACTCAGTCCACGCGAATTGGTAAAGGATCTCAATGAATGCTTCAGCGGTTTTGATCGTATAACCGGAGAATACGGCATTGAGAAGATAAAAACCTTCGGTGATGCCTATATGGCCGCCGGAGG
The nucleotide sequence above comes from Flavobacteriales bacterium. Encoded proteins:
- a CDS encoding tetratricopeptide repeat protein, yielding MVLFSGTVQAQPNGLDSLKYAASNTLAPDSLRAQALGNLVKGFAGMGMEDSALVTARELVRFCTRIKATERIMLAKGMLGKLHGMVGAYDSARYYLEAVRDHHHTLTNTTQESEAELSIGLSYHLQGYYPQAITHCMKGIRLAEDIMDTATLSHGYVNLSAIYVDVQQPDQAIIPLEKAIVLMRATRNPRIRNALAQMGIVHNMKGDHVIALQFLEESLALSLKDGDMQSASRILNDMGNTQRELLRYPEALASFSQAATLTRSSYTLIQNKIGEGATHIAMGNANKAIPLLKEAAEMAKVDDDLADEAAAYKELSMAYTDLGNTEKAFQVFKQHIVLRDSLISKENTREMTRVEMNYTFEKTQLADSLSNEAEKEQTRSENLTILTKEKNRRDLLLLSGIGLLVFAGGLGHRLRETRRSRAAIQKEKDISEGLLLNILPAEVAAELKAKGEAAAVQIDLVTVLFTDFKGFTALSEILSPRELVKDLNECFSGFDRITGEYGIEKIKTFGDAYMAAGGLPTPNATHASDVVQAALEMRDFVAKEKARKIAAGLPFFEVRIGIHTGPVVAGIVGVKKFQYDIWGDTVNTASRMESSGEVGQVNISEATHELVKDEPGLSFTSRGKVQTKGKGEMEMYFVKRI